Proteins encoded together in one Catellatospora citrea window:
- a CDS encoding OsmC family protein, whose amino-acid sequence MPIRTATARWQGTLTEGSGTIATGKGGLQGNYSFKSRFEEGEGTNPEELIAAAHSGCFSMAFSKQLSDAGFPPNAVVTNANVHLDKTDAGMTVTRIDLVTTGDVPGIDEAQFQKLAEAAKAGCPISRLLSPGAEITLNATLQA is encoded by the coding sequence ATGCCTATTCGCACCGCAACAGCCCGCTGGCAGGGAACGCTCACCGAGGGGTCCGGCACCATCGCGACCGGCAAGGGTGGCCTGCAGGGCAACTATTCGTTCAAGTCCCGTTTCGAGGAGGGTGAGGGCACCAATCCCGAGGAGCTCATCGCCGCCGCGCACTCCGGCTGCTTCTCGATGGCGTTCTCCAAGCAGCTGTCGGACGCGGGCTTCCCGCCCAACGCCGTGGTGACCAACGCCAACGTCCACCTGGACAAGACCGACGCCGGCATGACGGTGACCCGGATCGACCTGGTGACCACCGGCGACGTGCCCGGCATCGACGAGGCCCAGTTCCAGAAGCTGGCCGAGGCCGCCAAGGCCGGCTGCCCGATCTCCCGCCTGCTGTCGCCCGGCGCCGAGATCACGCTCAACGCCACGCTGCAGGCCTGA